The following DNA comes from Streptomyces sp. NBC_00690.
GGGAAGAGCGCGGCGGCGAGCTGCGAGCCGGGCGTCGCAAGAAGTCCGCTGACCGTGCCGGACTCCACGATGCGTCCGTTCTCCATCAGCGCGGCCGAGTCGCAGACCGTCTTGACGACGTCCATCTCGTGCGTGATGAGGAGGACGGTCAGCCCCAGGCGGCGGTTGAGGTCGCGCAGGAGATGGAGGATGGAACGGGTCGTCTCGGGGTCGAGTGCGCTGGTGGCCTCGTCCGAGAGCAGTACCTCGGGGTCGCCGGCGAGGGCCCGGGCGATGCCGACGCGCTGCTTCTGCCCACCGGAGAGCTGGCTCGGGTAGGACTTGGCCTTGTCCGCGAGGCCCACCAGATCGAGGAGTTCGAGCGCCTTGCTGGCGCGCTCTCGCCGGGAGAGTCCGAGGATCTCCAACGGCAGTTCGACGTTGTCGCGGACCGACCGGGACGAGACCAGGTTGAAGTGCTGGAAGACCATGCCGATGCGGCTGCGGGCGGTGCGCAGTTCCTTGCCCGCCCGCGGTCCGCGGCCGGCGAGTGCGGTGAGGTCCCGTCCGTTCACGGTCACGGTGCCGGCCGTGGGGCGCTCCAGCAGATTGACGCAACGGATGAGGGAGGACTTTCCGGCGCCGCTCTGGCCGATGACGCCGTACACCTCGCCTTCCTCAACGTGCAGGTCGACGCCGTCCAGGGCGGTGACCTCGCGTCCTCGCGAGCGGTAGACCTTGGTGAGGCCCGTGGTGGTGATCACTGGGATGTCCATCACTGTCGAGTGCACGGCACACAGGCGCACCGGCACGGGGCGTTCGTCTTCGGGTGGGATGTCTTCGGAACGCGGCACGGTCTTCTTCCGGGGCGCGCTCGGCGGCTCCGGGGCGTGAAGGGGTCAGTGCATGCGCGGTGGCAGCGGCGATCCGATCAGGCGAACGGACGGCTGCGCGATCTCACTTCGGGGCGCGAGGCAAAGCGGGGGCCCTCAGAAGGCGCACATTCGACACAGACAACGAGCACCGGGCGTCGGGTGCGCCTCGGTCGCAAGGGTGCGGCTGCTCGTCGTGGTCATGTCGGCCAGTAAACCAGATGGTTCCAGCAAGCAAAGAGCGCCGTCCGAATAGCGGACGGCTGCGATATGGGGGCACCTACGACCCCACCCCTGGGAAAGTGCCCATCGAAACCGACCTGACCTGCGAAAATTAAGCCCTTCGGCGGATACCTGGGGCATCACCCTCGACCCCGCACTGTGGTCAAGGCCACGGTGAAGCCGCTGGCCCCGCTCCGCCGACGTGAGGGGCCCGACCTCGCACGGGGTCGCGCGCAAGGGGTCCTCGAACCCGTAATACGCTCGTGGGCATGCTTGACGCCCTGACGGTCGTGGTCGCCGTGACCGCGCTCGCCCTCGCCGCCTGGTGCGGATACGCGGCCTACCGCGATCAGCCCACCAAGGACTGGCACTTCATCGGCATGGCCGTGGTGACCGCCCTGGCCCTGATCCAACTGATCGTGGGCGTGGTGCAGCTGGCCCGGGGCGAGGACGCACGAGACGGCACGGTGACGTTCGTCGCCTATCTGATCGGTGCGTTCACGGCGGTCCCGGCCGCCGGTTTCCTCTCGCTCACGGAACGGACCCGCTGGGGCTCCGCCACCGTCGCAGCGGGTGCAGTGGTGCTCGCCGTGCTGCAAGTGCGGCTCTACGACATCTGGGGAGGCTGACCGTGTCCGAGCCCGTGGCGGCAAAGCCGCAGACGGAGCATTCCACGACGGACCAGCAGCAGCCCGGGGCCCGGACCAGGCTGGTCGCCGGCCCCGGAGTGCTTCTGGTGTGGCTGTACGGCGTGATGTCGGTGGGCGCGGTGTCGCGTTCCATCTACGAGATCCTCGTCCGCTTCGACACGGCACCGCTGGCCCATACGCTCTCAGCCGTGGCCGCCGTGGTGTACGCGTTCATCACGTACACGCTCGTACGGGGCGGTGAGCGGGCCCGCAGGGCGGCGCTCGTGTGCTGCGCCGCCGAACTGGCCGGCGTACTGATCGTGGGCACATGGACCGTGGTGGAGCCCTCGGCCTTCCCGGACTCCACCGTCTGGTCCACGTACGGCATGGGCTACGTCTTCATCCCGGTCCTGTTGCCAGTGACCGGAATGCTGTGGCTGCGCCGCGCACGAGGACAGCGCCCGGCGACTAAAGCCTGAGCGTCCCGAGCCTGAGCGTCCCGAGCCTGAGCGTCCCGAGCCTGAGCGTCCCGAGCCTGAGCGTCCCGCGGGCCGGGCTGGCGTCCGATCAGGCGCTGGTCACATAGCCCAGCGCGGACGCGCCCTTCTCCAGGGTGACCAGGGTCAGACTGGGGCCCACCTGCTCCCGGGCGACCGGGACATAGCCGCGGCTGCGATACAGCCGGAGGTTGCCCTCACTGCGATGCCCGGTGAATAGCTGGAAGCGTTGGGCGGCGGGTTCGGTGGCGAAGTGGTCCTCGATGGCGTCCAGGAGTCGTCCGCCCAGACCGTGGCGCTGCATCCGGGGGTGGACGATCAGCTTGGCGATCCTGGCGGTGCCGTCGTCGTCGACTCGGCCTCGTACGGATGCGACGACCTCGTCCCCGAGGCGTGCCACGAGAGCGTGTCCCTCGGCCAACTCGGCCCGCAGACCGTCCAGGGACTGGGTGAGGGGCTCGATCGCGTAGTCGCCGTACAGCTCTGCCTCGCTTTGGTAGCAGAGGTACTGGAGCTTGAGGATGTGCTCCGCGTCCTGGGCTCTCGCCGCTGAGATCGTCACGCTCATGCCCATGTGCACATGCCTCCCGCTCACCCGTCCAGGGCAGTTGTCAGCCGATTGCCGACCGTTGTCTACCGCTCCTTTCCCCCACGGGCAGGAGCTCCAACCTCGACAGCGAGCATTCTGCGCAGACATCCCAGGCAACGGGAACGCATCGGTCCTAGACTTCCCTGTGAGATACCCAACTCTCCTGCGATTTCGCGGTAAGTAGGGTCATTCGCCGACAACATCGCAGCCAATAGCCGGGGGCAGTCCCCCGGGGTCCGTGCCAGCGCTGCCCAGACGGCCCGGCGCCGTTCGGCGCTGAGCAGGGCACCTTCGGGCTCGTGTCCGAGGTCGCCCGCCGGTTCCGGGACCCGCCCGCCGATGGGGCGCTCCCTCCGTGCGGTACGACGGGACCGGCGCGCCTGGGCACGCACCACCTTCCTCACCCAGCGGGCCGGTTCCGCCGGTGGCCCGCTCTCCCCCAGAGTCTCGAACAGCCTGAGCCACACCGCCTGTTCGAGGTCGGCCGCGTCCATGCCCGCTGCGGGTGCCTCCGCCGTGGCCTCGGCGTGCACCAGGGGGCGCAAGGCGGCCACGGCGGAGGCGAGTTCCTTAGGGGGCGTCATGTGGTGCGGGACACCGATGCGCACGGCGACGGTTTCCGGGAACCGTCGCTGTCACTCGTACGGGGAGGGTCAGCGCGCCCCGCCCGGTCGGCGACCGTCGCGGTAAGCATCGGCGGCCAGGAGGCCCGTGTCCGGGTGATCGGTGAAGATGCCGTCGATGCCGGTGGCGAAGTAGCGCCGATAGGCGCCGAAGACATCGCCGTATCCATCGGCCGCCCCTCCGGGCGCCCCGGCGTCGTCACGTTGGAAGTCGGCGGGCAGGAAGACGTTCTCGTTCCGCAGGGTGTACGGGTGGACCACCAGCCCCCGGCGGTGCGCGTCCCGCACCAGCACGGTCGGCTCCCCCAGCTCGCCGTTCGCGCCCTTGGGGATGACCAGGTCGAGCGTCGGGCCGATGCCCTGGGCGAAGGAGGCCAACCACGCCAGCCCCTCGGGCTTGACCAGGTCGGCGACGGTGCGCGGGTCGCCCCCGACGACGAAGTCCCAGGGTCTGCTGGTCGGCCCGGACAGCAGCACCACCCGTGGCGCCGAGACGAGCCGGGCCATCCGTCGCATGCTGTCGGGCTCGAAGGACTGGAGGAACACGGGAGCGTTGCGCCCGTCGCGGCCATGGCGGCGCAGCAGCCGGGCGAGCCGCTCTTCGAGGCCGAGGCCCAGTTGGCGGAAGTAGGTGGGGTGCTTGGTCTCGATGTGCAGCCACACCGGGCCACCTCGGCGACGCCCCTCGTCGTTCGCCCAGCGCAGCACTTCGTCGAGGGTGGGGATCGGCCAGCGTCCGTCGTAGAGCGTGTTGTCGGGGCGGTTGCGGGGGATGCGCTCCTTGGCCCGCAGGGTCTTGAGTTCGGCGAGCGTGAAGTCCTCGGTGAACCAGCCGGTGAGCCGGGTGCCGTCGATGCTCTTGGTCGTCCTGCGGTCGGCGAACTCGGCGTGCTCCGCCACATCCGTGGTGCCGATGATGTCGTTCTCGTGCCGACAGACGAGATGGCCGTCCCTGGTGGGCACCACGTCCTGCTCGATGATGTGTGCGCCCATGTCCAGGGCGAGTCGGTAGGCGCCGATGGTGTGTTCGGGGCGGTAGCCGCTCGCACCGCGGTGGGCGATCACGGTGGGATGCGGCAGGGCGCGGTACGAGCCTCCCCCGTGGTACTGCCGGCCGTCGCGGGCGGCAGCCGCCGCGGGGGTGGCAGCGGCACTCGGCACGGCAGCCACGGTTGCCGTGCCGAGTGCCGCCGTGGAGAGCACGGCAGCTCCCAGCACCGTGCGCCGCCCCGGCTTGCTGTCCGGGCCTTCTACTGGCTTGGTCATCGGATTCCTCCCTGGATGCGCACGCTTTCCCTAAAGGTCGTGCGTGCGGGTTTCGGCGCTGTCGACGCTAGGAAGTCATCACTTCTCGCAGGAGGACCACGGGCGAACGGAGCGCTAACACACATCAACAGTGAGTATCTGATCCGTGAACCCGATGTGCGATCGGGCGTTTGCCGCGAGTATCGTCCTCACCTGCGCAGACCACGGCGGATCGGGAGAGGTCCGACAGGGTCTCGCCCAGGCCGCCCACCGCTGCCGTCCCTTCATGACACCGGAGGACCCGTTGTCCCGCTTGACCCTCATCAAGGCCGTACTAGGACCCATCCTGCGCCTGATGTTCCGTCCCCGCGTGGAGGGAGTGGAGAGCATTCCCGGGTCCGGCCCCGTCATTTTGGCGGGCAACCACCTGACGTTCATCGACTCGATGATCCTGCCTCTGGTGTGCTCCCGCCCCGTCTACTTCATCGGCAAGGACGAGTACGTCACCGGGAAGGGCCTCAAGGGCCGGGTGATGGCGTGGTTCTTCATCGGCGTCGGCATGATCCCGGTGGACCGGGACGGGGCTAACGGCGGGGTGGCCGCCCTGATGACGGGGCACAGGGTGTTGGAGGAGGGGAGGGTCTTCGGGATCTACCCCGAGGGCACGCGCTCTCCCGACGGGCGGCTGTACCGGGGGCGCACCGGAATCGCCCGGCTCACCCTGATGACCGGGGCACCCGTGGTGCCGTTCGCGGTCATCGGCACGGACAAGCTCCAGCCGGGAGGCGCGGGGCTGCCCAGGCCGGGTCGGGTGACCATCCGGTTCGGCAAGGCCATGGAGTTCTCCCGGTACGAGGGCATGGATCGCGACCGCTATGTGCTGCGGGCGGTCACGGACTCGGTGATGACCGAGGTCATGCGGCTCTCCGGCCAGGAGTACGTCGACATGTATGCGACGAAGGCGAAGGCCGCCTGACCGGCACCCATACGGCGAGGGCCGGCCCCGTCCGAAGTCGGACGGGGTCGGCCCTCGCGGTATGAGCGGGGCGGGACTAGGGGTGTTCCACCCCGTCCTCCAGTCGCTGCCCCTTCAGCAGGAACCAGGCCGCGACCGCGGTGAGCAACAGGACCACCGAACCGACCGCTCCGGCGACATGGAAGCCGTCCGCGAAGGCGTTCTGGGCCGAGGCGAGCAGGGCCGCGCTCTGGTCCTCGGGCAGCGTCTCGACGGCCTGCGCCGCGCCGCCGAGCGAGTCCCGAGCGGCGGCGGTCACCTCGGACGGCACCCCTTCCGGGACCGGGAAGCCGCGGTAGACGCCGGTCACGATCGAGCCGAGCAGGGCGATGCCGAGGGCCGCGCCGAGTTCGTACGCCGTCTCGGAGACCGCGGACGCGGCACCCGCCTGTTCCTTGGGGACGCTGGAGAGGATCACGTCGGCGGTCACGGTGAAGGCGAGGCCCGCACCGAGACCACCGAGGAACAGCGCGAGACCCATGGAGAGCGGCCCGGTCTCCGCGGTCAGCAGGGTGCAGGACGCGAGTGCCAGACCGACCGCCGTCAGCCCGCCCGAGACGGCACTGCGCACGGACGCCCTGCGGGCGAGGTAGCCGGCGAGCAGACCGGCCATCACCGCACCGATCGCCGCGGGCAGTTCGATCAGCCCCGCCTCCAGCGGCGAGCGCCCCTGGACCAGTTGCAGGAACTGGGAGAGGAAGAAGACCAGACCGGACAGACCGAGGATGGTCAGCAGGTCGGCGAGGACGGCACCGGAGAAGCCTCGATTGTGGAAGAGCCGTACGTTCAGCAGGGGCGAGGCCAGGGTCAACTGCCTGCGGACGAACCAGTACAGCGAACCGATGCCGATGACCGCGGCGGCGGCCGAGAGCACACCGATGCCGTGGACGGCCATCTCCTTGATCGCATAGACGATCGCGACCATGCCCACCAGCGAGAGGACGACGCTCAGCAGGTCCCAGGGGCCCGGGTTCGGATTGCGCGATTCGGGCAGCAGCTTGATCCCGACGACCACCAGGACCGCCATGACGGGCAGGTTGATCAGGAAGACCGAGCCCCACCAGAAGTGCTCCAGCAGGAATCCGCCAACGACGGGCCCCACCGCGGCGCCCGCTGAGGCGGCGGCGCCCCAGATGCCCACGGCGATGCTGCGTTCCTTCGGGTCGTGGAAGAGGTTGCGGATCAGCGCGAGCGTGGACGGCATCAGGGTGGCACCGGCGACACCGAGCAGCGCCCGCGCTATGATCATCATCTCGGGGCTGGTGGCGTACGCGTTGAGTACAGAGACCGCGCCGAACGCCACGGCGCCCGTGAGCAGCAACTTCTTGCGACCGATGCGGTCACCGAGGCTGCCCATCGAGATCAGCAGTCCCGCGATGATGAACGAGTAGACGTCGCCGATCCACAGCAGTTCGGTACCGGACGGCTTGAGGTCCTCACTCAGGAACGGCGTGGCGAGCCCCAGCACCGTGGCGTCGACCGCGACCAGCAGCACGGCCAGCACCAGTACGGCCAGGGCGAGCCACCGGCCCGGAGCCTTCACGGTCTCCTTCGTCAACTGGATGGTGCCGTTCACTTCTCCACGCTCCGTCGGGTGACACCACCGAGCAGCAGCTCGGCGATCATGAATTGGTAGTCCTTGCCGGCGACCCGGCCCGACTGGACGGCCCAGGCTCCGGAGCCGACCAGTCCGTACAGCGCCTCGGTCAGCCAGGCGGCGGTCAGATCGATGCGGAAGTCGCCCTCTTCCTGTCCGCGCTGGAAGAGGGCCGACACCCGGGCGTCCAGCCGGTTCCAGCCTTCGTTGACCGACTCCTCGAAGAGCTGGTTCTCCGTGAAGAGGAAGCCGAGCAGGGCGGCGTTGGACTCCGTCTCGGCGATGAGCCGGCGCAGGGCGTCGCACGCCCTTCCGTCGTCGAGGCGCGCGGCGTCCAGAGCCGTCTCGAACTCGCGGATGCCGAAGTCCTCCAGGGCGCGCACCAGGGAATCCCGGCCGGCGAAGTGCCGGTGGAGGGTGGCGCGACCGATCCCGGCGGCTTTGGCGACCTCGTCCATGGTCGCGGTGGCCTTGCGGGAGAGGAGGGCGGCTGCGGTCCGCAGGACCTGCTCACGGTCAACTGTCATGAGACAACCATAACCCACGTGAGACATGAATGTCTCAATAGATATTGCGTCGACTCATAGGCGCCCAGAAGGAAGGCTGTACGGATGAAGCCGCTGCTGCTGATCGACATCGACGGGCCGCTCAACCCCTACGGCGGAAAGCCGGAGCGTCGCCCCCACGGCTACACGACCCACCGCATGCATCCGAACGGCTGGACCCAGCCCCGCCCGCTGCGCGTCTGGCTCCACCCCGGCCACGGCCAGGAACTGCTGGCACTCACCGACCGCTTCGACCTGGTGTGGGCGACGACTTGGAAGGACGAGGCGAACGTCTGGGTCGCTCCCGTGCTGGGCCTGCCGGAACTGCCCTTCATCGACTGGCCGGTGATGCACGGCGCGGCACCGCGCGGCACCTTCTGGAAGACCCAGTACGTGCTTGAGTACGCGGCGGGACGCCCGTTCGCCTGGTTCGACGACGAGATAACCGAATTGGACCGGGAGTACGTGGAGCAAACGCATCTGGCCGCCGCCCTGCTGCTGCACGTCGACCATCGGATCGGGCTGACCCGACCGGACTTCGACGCGCTCGCACAGTGGGCGGCGGCGCTGTAGTGAACCGATTTCCCCCGGTTAGCGAACGGCGTTCGCCCAGGCGTGCTGCGCGGCCAGATCGGCCTTGACCTCGGTCAGTTGGACCGCGACCGCCGAGGGTGCCGTACCGCCACGTCCACTGCGGGAGGCGAGCGCGCCCGACACGGTGAGGACCGAGCGGACCTCGGGGGTCAGATGGGGAGAGATCTTGGCGAACTGCTCGTCGGTGAGCTCGTCGAGCTCGATCCCGAGGCCCTCGCACTCCTTGACGCACTCCCCCGCGACCTCGTGCGCAACACGGAACGGCACACCCTGCTTCACCAACCACTCGGCGATGTCCGTGGCCAGCGAGAAACCGGCCGGCGCGAGCTCGGCCA
Coding sequences within:
- a CDS encoding methionine ABC transporter ATP-binding protein, producing the protein MITTTGLTKVYRSRGREVTALDGVDLHVEEGEVYGVIGQSGAGKSSLIRCVNLLERPTAGTVTVNGRDLTALAGRGPRAGKELRTARSRIGMVFQHFNLVSSRSVRDNVELPLEILGLSRRERASKALELLDLVGLADKAKSYPSQLSGGQKQRVGIARALAGDPEVLLSDEATSALDPETTRSILHLLRDLNRRLGLTVLLITHEMDVVKTVCDSAALMENGRIVESGTVSGLLATPGSQLAAALFPVAGDASGPDRTVVDVTFHGDAATRPVISQLSRTYNIDISILGAAMDTVGGRQVGRMRIELPGRFEENVVPIGFLREQGLQVEIAEPARGSDRLDALKEGAK
- a CDS encoding GNAT family N-acetyltransferase, with protein sequence MGMSVTISAARAQDAEHILKLQYLCYQSEAELYGDYAIEPLTQSLDGLRAELAEGHALVARLGDEVVASVRGRVDDDGTARIAKLIVHPRMQRHGLGGRLLDAIEDHFATEPAAQRFQLFTGHRSEGNLRLYRSRGYVPVAREQVGPSLTLVTLEKGASALGYVTSA
- a CDS encoding RNA polymerase sigma factor; this translates as MTPPKELASAVAALRPLVHAEATAEAPAAGMDAADLEQAVWLRLFETLGESGPPAEPARWVRKVVRAQARRSRRTARRERPIGGRVPEPAGDLGHEPEGALLSAERRRAVWAALARTPGDCPRLLAAMLSANDPTYREIAGELGISQGSLGPMRSRCLGCLRRMLAVEVGAPARGGKER
- a CDS encoding glycerophosphodiester phosphodiesterase, which encodes MTKPVEGPDSKPGRRTVLGAAVLSTAALGTATVAAVPSAAATPAAAAARDGRQYHGGGSYRALPHPTVIAHRGASGYRPEHTIGAYRLALDMGAHIIEQDVVPTRDGHLVCRHENDIIGTTDVAEHAEFADRRTTKSIDGTRLTGWFTEDFTLAELKTLRAKERIPRNRPDNTLYDGRWPIPTLDEVLRWANDEGRRRGGPVWLHIETKHPTYFRQLGLGLEERLARLLRRHGRDGRNAPVFLQSFEPDSMRRMARLVSAPRVVLLSGPTSRPWDFVVGGDPRTVADLVKPEGLAWLASFAQGIGPTLDLVIPKGANGELGEPTVLVRDAHRRGLVVHPYTLRNENVFLPADFQRDDAGAPGGAADGYGDVFGAYRRYFATGIDGIFTDHPDTGLLAADAYRDGRRPGGAR
- a CDS encoding lysophospholipid acyltransferase family protein, producing MCDRAFAASIVLTCADHGGSGEVRQGLAQAAHRCRPFMTPEDPLSRLTLIKAVLGPILRLMFRPRVEGVESIPGSGPVILAGNHLTFIDSMILPLVCSRPVYFIGKDEYVTGKGLKGRVMAWFFIGVGMIPVDRDGANGGVAALMTGHRVLEEGRVFGIYPEGTRSPDGRLYRGRTGIARLTLMTGAPVVPFAVIGTDKLQPGGAGLPRPGRVTIRFGKAMEFSRYEGMDRDRYVLRAVTDSVMTEVMRLSGQEYVDMYATKAKAA
- a CDS encoding MFS transporter, whose amino-acid sequence is MNGTIQLTKETVKAPGRWLALAVLVLAVLLVAVDATVLGLATPFLSEDLKPSGTELLWIGDVYSFIIAGLLISMGSLGDRIGRKKLLLTGAVAFGAVSVLNAYATSPEMMIIARALLGVAGATLMPSTLALIRNLFHDPKERSIAVGIWGAAASAGAAVGPVVGGFLLEHFWWGSVFLINLPVMAVLVVVGIKLLPESRNPNPGPWDLLSVVLSLVGMVAIVYAIKEMAVHGIGVLSAAAAVIGIGSLYWFVRRQLTLASPLLNVRLFHNRGFSGAVLADLLTILGLSGLVFFLSQFLQLVQGRSPLEAGLIELPAAIGAVMAGLLAGYLARRASVRSAVSGGLTAVGLALASCTLLTAETGPLSMGLALFLGGLGAGLAFTVTADVILSSVPKEQAGAASAVSETAYELGAALGIALLGSIVTGVYRGFPVPEGVPSEVTAAARDSLGGAAQAVETLPEDQSAALLASAQNAFADGFHVAGAVGSVVLLLTAVAAWFLLKGQRLEDGVEHP
- a CDS encoding TetR/AcrR family transcriptional regulator; translation: MTVDREQVLRTAAALLSRKATATMDEVAKAAGIGRATLHRHFAGRDSLVRALEDFGIREFETALDAARLDDGRACDALRRLIAETESNAALLGFLFTENQLFEESVNEGWNRLDARVSALFQRGQEEGDFRIDLTAAWLTEALYGLVGSGAWAVQSGRVAGKDYQFMIAELLLGGVTRRSVEK
- a CDS encoding HAD domain-containing protein, with the translated sequence MKPLLLIDIDGPLNPYGGKPERRPHGYTTHRMHPNGWTQPRPLRVWLHPGHGQELLALTDRFDLVWATTWKDEANVWVAPVLGLPELPFIDWPVMHGAAPRGTFWKTQYVLEYAAGRPFAWFDDEITELDREYVEQTHLAAALLLHVDHRIGLTRPDFDALAQWAAAL